One region of Bdellovibrio bacteriovorus genomic DNA includes:
- a CDS encoding AMP-dependent synthetase/ligase, with protein sequence MTKPTTLGHSILSMRNRNPAHVAVKFKTNNTWQSKTWAEYYRDIENVGAALLSLGIKEGDRVAIMANTRYEWSVMDLAIFGIKAITVPIYQNNTAEDVEYILNNCGAKVLVCESRGPLKTFESVKHNCPKVEKLIVFENTCPNPDAITWNRVHQMGESHLKKHADSYRRLCETIKPEDTATILYTSGTTGRPKGVILTHLQAFSEVSEAFPYCGANEKDISLSFLPYAHILGRIEHWGHLYIGFTMAFAESLEKIRGNLTEIRPTILVSVPRIFEKIYAAIWAQVQTQPLKMKVFSWALEIGRQVGEHKLSGQILPLDLLVKYELARKLVLGKITDAFGGRLRFAISGGAPISKDIALFFHSAGILVLEGYGLTETTAAITVNTPFNYRFGSVGRPIGEVKLKIAEDGEILVKSDKVMKEYYNNPEATKEVFTDGWFHTGDIGEILPGGDLKITDRKKDLIKTAGGKYVAPQKLDGLLKLSPYVAHVHVHGDQKKYIVALLTLDRPSVENLAKEKNISYTDWNSLVASPFVQEIARKAVADANSQLASYEAIKKYAVLPNEFTIEGGELTPSLKVKRKVLDQKFKDKIEELYS encoded by the coding sequence ATGACGAAGCCAACCACTTTGGGCCATTCTATTCTTTCCATGCGCAACAGAAACCCTGCGCACGTGGCCGTGAAATTTAAAACTAACAACACTTGGCAGTCTAAAACCTGGGCCGAATACTATCGCGATATTGAAAATGTCGGTGCCGCTTTACTTTCCTTGGGAATTAAAGAAGGTGATCGCGTAGCTATTATGGCGAACACCCGTTATGAATGGTCCGTCATGGATTTAGCGATCTTTGGCATCAAAGCTATCACCGTTCCTATCTATCAAAATAATACCGCCGAAGATGTGGAATACATTCTTAATAATTGCGGAGCTAAAGTTTTGGTTTGCGAAAGTCGCGGGCCTTTAAAAACTTTCGAATCCGTGAAACACAATTGTCCCAAGGTTGAAAAACTGATTGTGTTTGAAAACACCTGCCCGAATCCCGATGCCATTACATGGAATCGCGTGCATCAAATGGGTGAAAGTCATTTGAAGAAACATGCGGATAGTTATCGTCGTCTGTGCGAAACAATTAAACCAGAAGACACCGCAACCATTCTTTACACTTCAGGAACCACCGGGCGACCTAAAGGCGTGATCCTGACTCACCTTCAAGCGTTTAGCGAAGTTTCAGAGGCTTTCCCTTACTGTGGCGCGAATGAAAAAGATATTTCTTTGAGCTTTCTTCCTTACGCCCACATCTTAGGTCGCATTGAACACTGGGGTCATCTGTATATTGGTTTCACGATGGCCTTTGCCGAAAGCTTAGAAAAGATTCGCGGGAATTTAACGGAAATCCGTCCTACGATTTTGGTTTCAGTACCGCGTATCTTTGAAAAAATCTATGCGGCAATTTGGGCGCAAGTTCAAACGCAACCCTTGAAAATGAAAGTGTTCTCGTGGGCCCTAGAAATTGGTCGTCAAGTTGGCGAGCACAAACTGAGCGGTCAGATTCTTCCCTTGGACTTATTAGTTAAGTACGAGCTGGCCCGCAAGCTGGTTTTAGGAAAAATCACAGACGCCTTCGGGGGCCGCTTGCGCTTTGCGATCAGTGGTGGAGCTCCGATTTCCAAAGACATCGCTCTGTTCTTTCATTCTGCTGGAATCCTGGTTTTAGAAGGCTATGGCTTAACAGAAACGACGGCCGCTATCACCGTGAATACTCCTTTTAACTATCGCTTTGGTTCTGTAGGTCGTCCAATTGGCGAAGTGAAGCTGAAGATCGCTGAAGACGGCGAGATTTTAGTGAAAAGTGATAAGGTCATGAAAGAGTACTACAACAATCCGGAAGCCACGAAAGAGGTCTTTACGGACGGTTGGTTCCACACGGGCGACATTGGTGAAATTCTTCCAGGTGGTGATCTTAAGATCACGGATCGCAAAAAAGATTTGATCAAGACTGCGGGCGGTAAATACGTGGCTCCTCAGAAACTGGATGGTCTTTTGAAATTGTCTCCTTACGTTGCTCACGTACATGTTCACGGAGATCAAAAGAAGTATATCGTAGCGCTATTAACTTTGGATCGACCTTCGGTTGAGAATTTGGCGAAAGAAAAGAACATCAGTTATACCGACTGGAATTCTTTGGTCGCCTCCCCTTTTGTACAAGAAATTGCACGTAAGGCCGTGGCCGATGCCAATTCACAATTGGCTAGCTATGAGGCCATAAAAAAGTATGCAGTTCTTCCCAACGAGTTTACTATCGAGGGTGGTGAATTAACGCCGTCTTTAAAAGTAAAACGTAAAGTCTTAGATCAAAAATTCAAGGATAAGATCGAGGAACTTTACTCATAG
- a CDS encoding esterase-like activity of phytase family protein yields the protein MRKYIALTLLVSTVAQAAPAEKYLIQSEKPLFENSEGKVLLGGLSDLVYAPTESSKEKRVFYSITDRGPNGKEKGDKKTPERAFLHPAYNPQILKFEFKNGEVKLIQSVGLKVKVTLKPEPILITGLPNVNPKVNPTGADETPMDAKGTVLKFDAIGLDPEGLALDEQKNFWVSEEYGPSLLKVNADGLVQKRFLPKGSSKERTGIEELPYFYAKRKLNRGFEALVFTPEKTLLVFLQSGVPDLDKNRAPVLEFDPIKEKTVGVYFYPLSKEGGKIGAATVGPDGRIWVLEQNGKTGKKAWQRVFAMDRTKASNVVHESLALESFKIPKDVKAIEKTEVLNLTEKGLQDFEKLEGMTTDKDGQVYIVNDNDFGVHDAEVGSKNYLFVIKKEESK from the coding sequence ATGCGTAAATACATTGCATTAACACTGCTTGTTTCGACGGTGGCTCAGGCGGCGCCGGCAGAGAAATACTTGATCCAATCTGAAAAGCCCCTGTTTGAAAATTCGGAAGGTAAGGTGTTATTAGGAGGGCTTTCAGATCTTGTCTATGCTCCGACAGAGTCCTCAAAAGAAAAACGTGTTTTTTACTCTATCACGGATCGCGGACCCAACGGGAAAGAAAAGGGTGATAAGAAAACTCCTGAAAGAGCTTTTCTTCATCCCGCTTACAATCCGCAAATTCTTAAGTTTGAATTTAAAAACGGTGAAGTGAAGCTCATTCAAAGCGTTGGTCTCAAGGTCAAAGTGACATTGAAACCTGAACCGATTTTAATCACCGGTCTGCCGAATGTGAACCCTAAGGTCAATCCAACGGGTGCCGACGAAACTCCGATGGATGCCAAAGGCACTGTTTTAAAGTTCGATGCTATCGGACTTGATCCAGAAGGTTTGGCACTAGACGAGCAAAAGAATTTCTGGGTGAGTGAAGAGTATGGGCCGTCACTTTTGAAGGTGAATGCCGACGGGCTTGTGCAAAAAAGATTTCTTCCTAAGGGGTCTTCCAAAGAGCGCACGGGGATTGAGGAACTTCCGTATTTCTATGCTAAAAGAAAATTGAACCGTGGATTTGAAGCCTTGGTCTTTACACCAGAAAAAACCTTATTGGTGTTCCTGCAAAGTGGCGTTCCTGATCTTGATAAAAATCGGGCTCCGGTCTTAGAGTTTGATCCAATCAAAGAAAAAACAGTGGGCGTTTACTTTTATCCTCTTAGCAAAGAGGGCGGTAAAATTGGAGCGGCGACTGTGGGACCTGACGGGCGTATTTGGGTCTTGGAGCAAAACGGGAAGACCGGCAAAAAAGCGTGGCAAAGAGTTTTTGCCATGGATCGCACGAAAGCCAGCAACGTCGTGCATGAATCTTTGGCTTTGGAATCTTTTAAAATTCCTAAAGACGTCAAAGCTATTGAAAAAACCGAAGTCTTGAACCTGACTGAAAAAGGCTTACAAGATTTTGAAAAATTAGAAGGCATGACGACGGATAAGGATGGTCAAGTCTATATCGTTAACGACAATGACTTTGGCGTGCATGATGCCGAGGTCGGAAGTAAAAACTATTTGTTCGTAATCAAAAAAGAGGAAAGCAAGTGA
- the coaE gene encoding dephospho-CoA kinase (Dephospho-CoA kinase (CoaE) performs the final step in coenzyme A biosynthesis.), giving the protein MKWIGLTGGIACGKSTVSRALKDHSIPVVDADEIAKEVVKSGSPGLKSVIDVFGQDFLLPDGSLDRRKLGQHVFGHPELLHRLESILHPLIREETRRRRRLLEDMNHPVAVYDIPLLFETKAQDQFDAVVVVSCTKGQQKERLRRRQNWTDDEIDMRIASQIPIQFKEQQADFILHNNRDEQHLLKEIERLLAWLETLKTEKA; this is encoded by the coding sequence ATGAAATGGATAGGACTGACCGGAGGTATAGCTTGCGGTAAGAGCACTGTAAGCCGTGCGCTTAAAGATCATTCTATTCCAGTTGTAGATGCGGACGAAATTGCCAAAGAGGTCGTGAAGTCCGGATCACCTGGACTGAAGTCTGTGATTGATGTCTTTGGCCAAGACTTCCTTTTACCGGATGGATCTTTGGATCGTCGCAAATTAGGACAGCATGTTTTCGGTCATCCTGAGCTTTTGCATCGTCTTGAATCTATCTTACATCCTTTGATTCGAGAGGAAACTCGTCGCCGTCGTCGACTTCTTGAAGATATGAATCATCCCGTCGCGGTGTACGACATCCCATTGCTTTTCGAAACCAAGGCACAAGATCAGTTCGATGCGGTCGTCGTCGTGTCATGCACAAAAGGACAACAAAAAGAGCGTTTACGTCGTCGTCAGAATTGGACGGATGATGAAATTGATATGCGCATCGCTTCGCAGATCCCTATTCAGTTTAAAGAGCAGCAGGCCGATTTTATTTTGCATAACAATCGGGACGAACAGCACCTCTTGAAAGAAATCGAAAGGTTGCTGGCGTGGTTAGAAACCTTAAAAACCGAGAAAGCTTAA
- a CDS encoding MFS transporter: MTLVPLFLVVFVDILGMMMIIPLLPFFAMKMGASVFETGLITAAYAVMQILFSPVLGRLSDRYGRKKLLLLSQVFLAAGFFLLASSSSVTMVFMARILSGVGAGNLSLVQAMIADSTREEERTRAFGLFGAIVGLGLTIGPALTGIFAKIDWTVPIYVSFSLACLSFLLCATLLPNKMPATVARKSIKETLRSFWKTTGTRQCYLQFLLFFCSFAFLVSGLGLIMESRFFTSEGRRYGPSEIGYLFGVLGVIGIVVQGLLLPRLEKTFGNHNLTLSGFLLTILGYLGVGFFHNVYFFFFACGLFGIGNSLIRPTITSRLTKSLHNSDEGMALGFSSSLQSFAHVICPPLGAFLIQHHWVPQLGVLMALLSLMGYVIGLRNQDTVSTL; the protein is encoded by the coding sequence GTGACTCTTGTCCCTCTGTTTCTTGTCGTCTTTGTAGATATTCTGGGAATGATGATGATCATTCCCCTTCTGCCATTCTTTGCGATGAAGATGGGGGCCTCTGTCTTCGAGACCGGTCTTATCACCGCCGCCTATGCTGTCATGCAAATTCTTTTTAGTCCCGTTCTTGGCAGGCTTTCAGACCGTTATGGCCGTAAGAAACTCTTGCTGCTGAGTCAGGTGTTTTTGGCAGCGGGATTCTTTCTTTTAGCTTCCTCCAGCAGTGTGACGATGGTGTTTATGGCACGCATTCTCTCGGGAGTGGGCGCTGGCAATTTATCTTTAGTGCAAGCTATGATCGCTGACTCCACTCGGGAAGAGGAGCGCACCCGCGCTTTTGGATTGTTCGGCGCTATCGTAGGATTGGGTCTTACGATCGGCCCGGCTTTAACAGGAATTTTTGCCAAAATTGACTGGACAGTTCCTATCTACGTGAGTTTTTCGCTCGCTTGTTTGAGTTTTCTTTTATGTGCGACATTGCTTCCGAACAAAATGCCGGCGACTGTCGCCAGGAAATCAATCAAAGAAACTTTGCGCAGTTTCTGGAAAACAACCGGCACGCGCCAGTGCTATTTACAATTCCTGCTTTTCTTCTGTTCGTTTGCTTTTCTTGTATCCGGTTTGGGTCTGATTATGGAAAGCCGGTTCTTCACTTCAGAGGGACGTCGCTATGGGCCTTCTGAGATCGGCTATCTTTTTGGAGTTCTGGGAGTGATCGGGATTGTTGTTCAAGGGCTACTTCTTCCTCGTTTAGAAAAAACTTTTGGCAATCACAATCTGACTTTGTCGGGATTCCTTTTAACCATCCTGGGATATTTGGGTGTAGGCTTCTTTCACAATGTCTATTTTTTCTTTTTTGCCTGCGGACTTTTCGGAATTGGGAATTCTTTGATACGTCCGACAATCACCAGTCGGCTGACAAAGTCTTTGCACAACTCAGATGAAGGCATGGCCTTGGGGTTTTCCAGTTCTCTGCAGTCGTTCGCCCATGTGATCTGTCCTCCCCTTGGCGCATTCCTAATTCAACATCACTGGGTTCCCCAATTAGGTGTACTGATGGCCCTTCTTTCTTTGATGGGTTACGTCATTGGGTTGCGAAATCAAGACACCGTTTCGACCCTGTGA
- a CDS encoding conjugal transfer protein TraF has product MSNRGSLFLTGLFALLTGPVAQAESISTTIHHHYQAPRALGMGDAFVAVANDYSAIFYNPAGLARRDDGQINLSLSAAGTPGALDFYDEYSKIESSNQSETDKQTAYLELIQKHYGDVYSLRLAPLEGFWVRPNWGVALIPMDVSVEMAMHQQVGPTLNATVYADTTLGLAYGDDLHWFDHGRLSWGITGKFVNRGFFSQPISATDLAASDEIVSKEDLLEGYTIDADLGVLWTPELPDSGFWSVLRLAHPTFGAVVRNVAETGFGQSMQLVNKEKQNGTPEKLHRVFDLGSRWEYPSMWIFGGRGVLDVRDLGHPDFTWRKGIHLGFEFDWTVTSWWKGQYRVGMSQGFWTAGLSAELGIFNLDVVSYADDVGTRNTPIESRVYATRLNLDF; this is encoded by the coding sequence ATGTCGAACCGGGGATCTTTATTCCTCACGGGTCTTTTTGCGCTGTTAACTGGACCTGTTGCCCAGGCAGAAAGCATCAGCACCACTATTCATCACCATTATCAAGCTCCTCGCGCTTTAGGGATGGGTGATGCCTTTGTTGCCGTAGCCAATGACTATTCCGCGATTTTTTATAATCCCGCGGGTCTCGCCAGAAGAGACGACGGTCAGATCAATCTTTCATTGAGTGCCGCCGGGACTCCGGGCGCTTTGGATTTCTATGACGAGTATTCAAAGATTGAATCTTCGAATCAGTCCGAGACCGACAAGCAAACGGCGTATTTGGAACTTATTCAAAAGCACTATGGAGATGTTTATTCTTTAAGATTGGCTCCGTTAGAAGGCTTTTGGGTCCGCCCCAATTGGGGAGTGGCTTTAATCCCGATGGATGTCAGCGTGGAAATGGCCATGCATCAACAAGTCGGTCCGACTTTAAATGCGACGGTTTACGCAGACACCACTTTGGGTCTTGCTTACGGCGATGATCTTCATTGGTTCGATCATGGCCGCCTTTCATGGGGTATTACGGGGAAATTTGTGAACCGTGGATTTTTCAGTCAGCCGATCAGTGCGACAGACTTAGCCGCTAGCGACGAGATTGTTTCTAAAGAAGATCTTTTGGAAGGTTATACCATCGACGCGGACCTTGGTGTCTTGTGGACGCCAGAGCTACCTGATTCCGGGTTTTGGTCGGTTCTTCGCCTAGCTCATCCCACCTTCGGTGCGGTTGTTCGTAACGTTGCTGAAACCGGCTTTGGCCAGTCTATGCAACTAGTAAATAAAGAAAAACAAAACGGCACGCCGGAAAAATTGCACCGCGTGTTCGACTTAGGCTCTCGCTGGGAATATCCGTCTATGTGGATCTTTGGCGGCCGCGGAGTGCTTGATGTGCGTGATTTAGGACATCCTGATTTCACGTGGAGAAAAGGCATTCACTTAGGTTTTGAGTTTGATTGGACAGTGACAAGCTGGTGGAAAGGGCAATACCGCGTCGGCATGAGCCAAGGTTTCTGGACTGCGGGATTGTCTGCCGAACTAGGGATCTTTAACTTGGATGTTGTTTCTTACGCCGACGACGTAGGGACAAGAAATACGCCGATTGAAAGTCGGGTGTATGCGACAAGATTGAACCTGGATTTTTAA
- a CDS encoding serine/threonine-protein kinase, translating into MSQAVEQFGKYILLERLAAGGMAEVYLSKSTGAVGVNKFVAIKRILPQYSDHQEFIEMFKEEAKIAVNLNHGNVVSIYDFGVERSQFFLVMEYVEGRNLRQILNELKKSNTQFTIEQIVYMMKEVAAGLDHAHRCLDGTTGKPLNIVHRDMSPQNIMVSFEGEVKIIDFGIAKAETQLEATKAGTLKGKYGYMSPEQADGQSIDTRTDIFSLGIVLWELLANDRLFTSNSEAAILRKIRECQVPSIRKINPSVPPELERIVNKALAKDKSLRYQTAAALHRDLNRFLNTQYPEFSPHDFSVFMKNAFSAAFLEQRRKLVEFAKIQATNPDDKTVVTQTDMRTQARAIPQAAPPIADEAEEKLNIDTSTDIRVNLDNLKTPPKPAMPSAGQTNTNITQTRTSATGTYASGTGTMTRTPSAISQGGTRTSIPRSASSSSMEDMTGLVMKAVIGLVVVVGGWWVYNNFVAKKTPKAPAVSGTVTAPNTPNTAANGGTQQLDMAATSPEYTVTIYSSPDRARVVIDGVDTGEFTPARKTVKANTPFSLRLVKEGYTDLVTTITPTYEAYSFNGTLQRLPRVASVIINIVNGGANPELRIAGVPVNIKPTGDAYLIQAEVGVKIQALNKTTGLSAETTVTVPADQRKILDLYLK; encoded by the coding sequence ATGTCTCAAGCCGTAGAGCAGTTTGGTAAGTACATCCTTCTTGAGCGTCTCGCCGCAGGCGGTATGGCGGAAGTGTACCTATCTAAGTCAACGGGTGCCGTGGGCGTCAACAAGTTTGTCGCTATTAAACGTATTCTTCCCCAATATTCCGACCATCAAGAATTTATTGAGATGTTTAAAGAAGAGGCGAAGATCGCCGTGAACTTGAATCACGGGAACGTCGTCTCTATTTACGACTTCGGGGTTGAAAGAAGTCAGTTCTTCCTGGTGATGGAATACGTCGAAGGCCGAAACCTTCGCCAAATTCTGAATGAACTAAAAAAGTCCAACACGCAATTCACTATCGAGCAAATCGTCTACATGATGAAAGAGGTTGCGGCGGGATTGGATCACGCTCACCGTTGCCTTGACGGCACAACGGGCAAACCTTTGAACATCGTTCACCGTGACATGAGTCCGCAAAACATCATGGTGAGCTTCGAAGGCGAAGTTAAAATCATCGATTTCGGTATCGCTAAAGCAGAAACTCAATTGGAAGCAACAAAAGCTGGAACCCTCAAAGGGAAATACGGCTACATGAGTCCAGAGCAAGCCGACGGTCAATCCATCGACACGCGCACGGATATTTTCTCTTTGGGTATCGTTCTGTGGGAACTGTTGGCGAATGACCGCCTTTTCACTTCAAACAGTGAAGCGGCGATTCTTCGTAAGATTCGTGAGTGTCAGGTTCCTTCTATTCGTAAGATCAATCCTTCTGTTCCTCCGGAATTAGAAAGAATTGTTAATAAGGCTCTCGCAAAAGATAAAAGCCTTCGCTATCAAACAGCTGCGGCCTTGCACCGTGACTTAAACCGTTTCCTAAATACGCAGTATCCGGAGTTTTCTCCGCATGACTTCAGCGTGTTCATGAAAAATGCGTTCTCGGCGGCCTTCCTAGAGCAACGCCGTAAACTTGTTGAGTTTGCAAAAATCCAGGCGACAAACCCGGATGATAAAACCGTGGTCACGCAGACGGACATGCGCACACAAGCTCGTGCGATTCCTCAAGCGGCCCCGCCGATTGCTGACGAAGCCGAAGAAAAATTAAATATTGATACTTCGACAGATATTCGTGTGAATCTTGATAATCTGAAGACACCACCTAAACCGGCGATGCCTTCAGCGGGTCAAACGAACACAAACATCACACAAACTCGTACTTCCGCAACAGGAACTTATGCTTCTGGCACAGGAACCATGACTCGCACACCATCAGCGATTTCACAAGGTGGCACTCGCACTTCGATTCCAAGATCGGCCTCTTCGTCTTCTATGGAGGACATGACAGGTCTTGTGATGAAGGCCGTGATTGGCTTGGTTGTGGTTGTGGGCGGCTGGTGGGTTTATAATAACTTCGTTGCTAAGAAGACTCCGAAAGCTCCTGCGGTGAGCGGTACTGTGACCGCACCGAATACTCCGAATACCGCTGCGAACGGTGGCACACAGCAGTTAGACATGGCCGCGACGTCTCCGGAATACACTGTGACTATTTACAGCAGTCCAGATCGTGCGCGTGTTGTGATTGATGGTGTTGATACAGGAGAATTCACTCCCGCTCGTAAAACGGTGAAAGCCAATACTCCATTCAGCCTTCGTTTGGTGAAAGAGGGCTACACAGATTTAGTGACAACGATCACCCCGACTTACGAAGCTTATTCTTTTAACGGCACTTTACAAAGACTTCCTCGTGTCGCATCCGTGATTATTAACATCGTCAACGGTGGAGCGAATCCAGAGCTTCGCATTGCCGGAGTTCCTGTTAATATTAAACCCACAGGTGATGCCTACTTGATTCAAGCGGAAGTGGGAGTAAAAATCCAAGCCCTCAACAAAACAACAGGGCTTTCTGCTGAGACCACTGTCACAGTGCCAGCAGACCAACGTAAAATTTTAGACTTGTATTTGAAGTAA